A window of Eucalyptus grandis isolate ANBG69807.140 chromosome 4, ASM1654582v1, whole genome shotgun sequence genomic DNA:
AGTAGGCCCACGCGTACAAGCCCCCTATTTTAGCTTTTTGtagtttattattttaatgagatttaaaggaaaattaattttaaaatgtcacgtcagcattttccgttagaCAAATTGATAGTATGAACCGATGactcaattgtaccaattttacaagttttaagacttgattatattttttgaaagttttatgacttgattgcattttttacaataagttttaaaatttatagtgTACATATCCCTAAAAAATATGTAAAGTTGTTTGTATGAAAAGCAAGTGAAACTAATAAAAATAGCAATGACTTTGCAAGAAAAGCATGAACGATACCCATTTTGCAAGAGCAATTTTTATCTCATTTAATGATGCATGGTTGACTTTGATGATGTAAATGATAGATGATGCTTTAAATGATCATGCATTTTTTGACATGGCGCTTTATGTGATTAAATAGCCGTAAGTTTAGGAAATATTTAAGAATGCTactaatttttaggaaaatgcatttgttttctttagatttttttttttttttcagttattCTTAAACTTTCAACTTATTCTTAGACTTTTATCTACCTTTTTGCAGGACATAAAAATCGAAACTCATATCTAAAGCTAATTGTTCTTACTCCAACTCTCTTAAAGAAAGTAGCAATTCGAATACCCTAGCTACCCCTTTTGATATGAGAAAGGATATGCGACCTTGTTTATTAAGATAGaattactttctttttaattgaggAAATAGTCCACTTtaatgtggtttttttttttctatatttgatTATTgtagtgaaaaaagaaatgtgaatcttttattttaaatttgttacTATGTTCACGTTACATTATTCTCAACATTCAAATGGTAAAAGTTGTTGATCATTGTTTTTTCCAAttctaaacaaattaaaagttaaaaagctTCAAGACTTTTCAAAACGTGTTTTCActacatggtctattactcTCTCTCAAACTTATTTCCAAAATATACTTTTCAATCACGATCTATCCAAAAACTTTTACATTTCAGGAAGACCTTTAGGTAAAAATCCGTCGTGTTTTATGCAAAGTTCTTTTTCTCATAGACTTTTTCAGATGCGGCCaaataccccaaaaaaaaaaaaagtgatcatGCAAATTGCGAAAGGGAATAAATCAGGActcattttccaactttttgtGATCcactaaaaggaaaaagaccACGTTAGATTTTATACATCCCCATTGATCAAATCGAGCTATCTTTACGCTTGTAGTTGTCCCGATATCCTTGTCATATAGAGTCAAGTAGTGGCCGatcataaaaattgtccatattataTAATTCTTCCTGACTACTCTCCGCTACAAAATCAcatcttttttcttaattttcaattttactaacaTTCAATTGATGGTTTTATGGGAATATTACCAACCAAATACACGCTGACGTGTGCAGTGGAGAACCGACATTCCGACATGTTTAAAATCGAGAAAGGacatatgaccaaaaaaaaaaaaaaatcgagaaaggACAGAGAAATTCTGCAAGCGGCCGCCCCATTGGCAACGCAACGCGACCAAGACTCTTCGCCAAGAAGGAACTCCTTTCGTCCCAAGTTCTTCTTTACTTGCTAGACCTCGCTTGACAAGTCAGCACGagagactgagagagagagacagagagagagagagctgaagCTGAGGCGTTTATTCGTTGCTGGGCTCTTCCCATTCCGTTCGGTACGCACGCCGACGCGCTCGCCGGGGGGGAACCGGCGGCGATCCGATCGTCGTCCGAGCTGGAAGCGCCTTTGACTTGCGGGCGATGACGAGGGGGGACGAGGGGTCGTCGTCTGGAGCGGCGCCGGGCAACGTGTACGTCGCGGTGGGGAGCGACGGCGCGGAGGGCGAGACGATGCTCCTGTGGGCGCTGCAGAACTTCGGGGGCGACTTCAAGTACTGCATCCTGCACGTCGGGCAGCCCGGCGGTGAGTTCCAACCCGCTCGGCAAATTTCCTGTGTGTCCCGTGAGCTGGAAaagatgcttctttttggatattttcTTTTAGCTTCGTCTCTGTTTCTGCTGTTGGATCTCTTCTGGGTCGGTCGAAATTAGGGAGGAGCATACAGTACCATCCGGACCGGAGTTAGCCGATTTGTCCGGTTAGGGTGTCGGTCTGATTtccaatttcataaaaatggaaCCCGTGATTTTCGATTCAATTCCCTGTTTCAAATGGAACCaactctttttaaaaatatatatatttttttaatttcttaaaaatagcaataaaccctcaaattataataattctagcattttttttaatttttttaatttttttctaagtgATCGGTTCCATTGAACCGACCAATTCTCATTCTAGAACTTTTCAATGCGGGCATCTGATTCCGAtccatttataaataaaaaatggtcaTCCCAATTTCTAAATGGAACTAGACCAGATCAAAAATCAATTATCCTCTAGTCGAAATCGGAAGGTATGGAGTTCAGGTGTGATGGGCGAAGTAAATTTACAATGCGGGCATTAGCTGTTGACCTTGAACCCCGAGCTCTTTGTTCATTTCTAAATACATTATTGACGGGACGAATTTGGAAGTCTGACCACCTATCGTTCTGTTTAAGGAAAATGAGAAcagcattttcattttttgatttgCATTGCTAGTAGTCTTTGTAGTTAGTACTTTTTTCTTCTGCAGTAATTTTCAActgaattttttctttgtttgcaaTTGGTGAAATCTCCTCCAGAATTTGCAAGGGAGAATACGAACAAGATTCTGGATGCATACATTCAAATGTGTAACCACGAAAAGGTTCGTTTCTGAAATCAGTTTATTTCTTTGTCAACAGATTTATAGGAATAGATTAATCTCGCGCTACCTTTTAAAAAAGATTAGGCTTTCAGGATGGAGTTATGCATTAAGATTTCTTTGCGTTTGCAATGAAGTAGAAAAGGAGGGATAAGTGCCCTAGAAATCtaaaaacttgtcataaaaatgcaattgaatgctaaaattttcttaatggTTCAATCAAGTtgaaaaacttgtcaaattggtgcaTTTAAGTCCCTCCATTAAATTTGTCTAAtttagttaatggaaaatattgacATGGTTTCTTTTTATTACTTTACACGACGCCGATGTGGCACCCATGAAGCGCCACattgaaaaattcttgaaaatttgaaaagataaaagctAAAAAATATGAAGAAGATCGACCGATGTCAAGTCATCTCTGTTTTCCTGATCGCCACCACCGTGTGACATGGAGAGTGCCTGCAAGCTGTTGCCCTGCCGGTTGAGGGTGACCCTCACCAGTGAAGCTGGGGATACTGGATAGCGGAGCTAGGTGCTAAAACTTTAGGCCACAgaaatgcaatagatttttcccactttcttgaagattgttTGTCTTCCGATGTTATCAGATTGTTGTATGGTTTCTACTTCTTAAGGAAAGAATTTAAAATAGTTTGAGATTGAACTTGGGTTGCATTTAGCATtcttgactttttattttcacttaattaaggTTCAATTaagatttgagaaaaaaagatgaaatttggaGACAACTAACGGCcatgtagaaaagaaaaaatgatacaGTAAGCCACAtcagttttttccttttgccaaatCAGATAGAGTTAACAGAGGGATTTCATTGCACCAAGTTGAcaaggtttaggattttattgTACTATGGAAAGTTTTAGGATCCAATTGTactttcttgacaagtttttgAACTTCTGATGCACTTATccctaagaaagaaaatagtgaACTCTTATTTTATTGAGCTTATATGAAAGACAAGATGTTTTCTTTTGATCTCAAACTGATTGTCTTGACTTCTCAGCAGATTCCATTACCATTGGTTCTTTTTGGATTGAATGGTTTAGAAAATTTAAACTAGTGAGTTAGAATGATTTCTGTCAGCACTCTTTTTGTAGATGAGAACAGTTTGATATAGAGAAGGTTTGCGATCATATCTAAGTGGAAATTGTGGTCAACTATACATTGACAAATCCTGATGAGAGTCCACCATTGGGAAGTTTCTGAAAGCAAATTTTTTGCTAGAATATTTTCCTTCCAGATTGTCATTACTTATTATGCCACCATGAAAGGAATCTTGAGAATGAACACAATCAAATTGGCGGAAGCATTATTATTGTTACTTAGTCCTAATTTTTGTTACTTGTGCTTCCCAAATGCTGCTTAATTTTCCAGGTTTTTTCGATGAAATTATATGCTGAGATGCAGGATGTAAGACAAGGGATTGTAGAACTTGTCGAGCAGCATTGCATCAGGAAGCTCGTTATGGGAGCAGCAGCAGATAGACACTACATTGAGTAATAACTTATGGCTTATCTGTATTCGCAACAGTGGACTGATTAAGGCTCTTTGAATTATGGACTTAATGGAGGGTTTTGTTTTGAGATGCAATGTTTTCTTCACTTGGCTGGTGTCACTGATGCTTTAACGCATGCAAAATCTTGGACAAATGCTGCATAGGTTCTCGTATTCTGATGAATGAGTCAGTAAATGCGCAGAAACCATTGCATTGCAAATGTTTTCTGCCCCTAGATTCTAAATAACTAATATGTCTAACGAAGTGGCCAGAAAGAGATCAATTTGTGAGTTCTTTTTATCCATTGAGTGGATGGTTTGGCTAGTTGTTTGTTTTTAATCCTTTTTCTTACCACTGCTAATGGTAAAAGTCTGCCCATTTTAGAGGATGGCTACTTAGCTCAAGCTCTCGTGTTACCTGATGTAATTATGGAGTTGACTACAAAATGTTTTGCTGAGATGAATGCTATATTTTCATTCCtttattgaaatatatattgaaCCTGTAGGGGCATGGCACAGCTTAAGTCTACAAAAGCAATGTTTGTGAATGAGCATGCTCATCCATCCTGTGAAATTTGGTTTATCTGCAGAGGCAATCCAGTTTACTTGAGGTATGCATAACCATGCTGAACTTTCACTGCCAGACATTTAGGTATCTTGTAGAGTTGAGCAGTCGAGCTgttcacattttctttcaacGCATTTGATTGTGGTGCTTTATTATTAGTTTTTTGGCATAGTGTCCAACATGGTATCGGAAATCGGGTTTTTGAGCCCCATTTCCTGTCCCATTGGCTTATGGGGATGAATCGAGGGCTTAGAATCCATCTCTATGTTTGTTGGAAGTACTAAGATTGATTTCATATTATTGACCAAACTTCAggagttttaaaaaatttccagaaGAAACTTATGAGTCAACTTGGTGTATAAATTTAACACCTGAATCTAAGTAAGGCCTCCCCATGTTGTATTATGTCAGAGATAGTTGCTTTAGTTTGTTCTACAACTTCGGACCAACTCAAAGTGAATATTTCATGAAGCTAATATAAATTGCTAAACCTGAATGTCAGGGAAAGCAGGTCAAGTACCTCTTATCCAGTGAGGTCCCATGTTCAATCTGGACAGAGTACTCCAGGTTCAGATAACTCTGGATCTGACTCTAGCATAGCTGCAGATGATCAAGCCTTGGTTCAGTTTGAAAGTCCTGAAAGGAGCAAGGAAAGCTTGGAAACAGATCCGTTGCCTGCTGTTCATCAACCTCCATTTAGGGCAGCAGTAAGTAAAAAAAACTCACTACTCTTTTACATGGCTATTCTTTTATACGAGTTAATTAACTGGTTTCATAGGTAGCATAACCCAAATATATTCATTTCCCAACAGGAAGGAGTTAACAGTGAGGAACTCTGTGAACATCTTCACAAAGTAATATCAGATGTCACAAAGGCAAAAAGGGAGGCATGTGATGAGTCCATCTGCCGTTATGAAGCTGAAAAGGCTGCAATCAAGGCTAAGTGCAAAGTAAACTTCTTGATATGAAATCTTAGGATGATTTCTATGTTTAAACATGTTGACACAACTAGGCACCAtgagttttgtaatttttttttttttttcaatttctagtCTGGTTCTTGTCATGGCTATGTTATAAATAGAAAGCAGTATACATGCATGAAAATGTGGGATTTTTGCCTAGTGCAGTGGACGGTGAAGATGCTGCATATTCATTTTAGTTTCTGAATTCTTACCATCAGTCCAAGTGTGGATTGGGAAACCTAGAATATAGATTACAGAGTGCAGAACGTACGGACAATGAATCAAACTCTTTCGGAAGATTAATTAACCTTTTGACTCCTTTCCAGTTGGAACTTTAAAAGTAGCATCGACAATATTTCACCATTTGAGCAGAGTCTGTCCTTTACGCTGATGtactccttttatttttgtcaaggATTAATTTAGATGATTTGAAGCTATTAGAGCATCAACTTCATTCTCAACAATCTTATGACTTGCACAAACATTTTGTATACAGCATTGGAAGTGTTACTtattttcttggatttttcCAATGTCACTGCCTATTTACAGGCTAATGCACTCGAGAACTCATATGCCGAGGAATTAAGTAGGAGGATTGATCTTGAGAAGATGCTAAAGAATGAAAGGGAGAGATGCAAAATGATCGAGAATGAGAGAAATGGCTTACAAACGCAGCTCGAAATTGCACTTGCAAACCGGCAGGATCAGGAAGTCATTGCCAAGTTTTCTTTGTCAGAAATTCAGGAAGCTATTGGAAGTTTCCATCCTCACTCGAAAATAGAGGAAGGGGATTACGGAAGCACTTATAAAGGTTTTCTTCGTCATACCCAAGTGATCATAAAGATGATGTATTCTGATAGCCCAGAGGACAAATCACAGTACCATCAGGAGGTGAGATACTCATAGTTTAATTGTATTTCCTCAAAAATTTCATACCCGCCAATTTGAATGAGATTATCTCTGGATGATGGTGCTGAAAAAGTTGCTTAAAAATCATTGACGGCCACCTCATAGTAAGGACTTTGCGCATATCCATGCCTATGTGATTGCTTGAAACTTTTAATATCATGTTAACCTAAATTGTAAATTTGCTAGGACATTtgccttttgttgttttattcaAGCAGAAGTCGAAGAGATTAGAGATCAGGTGAATATGAATATATTTCTTAGAGAAATGTGATTACACAGGCTTTACTCAATTCTGTTTTATTTACTGAGATACTGAAGTAGACACTCATGTCATTCTGGGCTGTTGTTTCAGGTTCGCATTGCGAGCGTGTTGAGGCATCCAAATTTGGTCACCCTCATTGGGGTTTGCCCAGAAGCTTGGGCTATCATCTACGAGTATCTCCCAAATGGTAACCTTGAAGACTGGCTAAGTGGAGACAACG
This region includes:
- the LOC104442108 gene encoding U-box domain-containing protein 33 isoform X2, which gives rise to MTRGDEGSSSGAAPGNVYVAVGSDGAEGETMLLWALQNFGGDFKYCILHVGQPGEFARENTNKILDAYIQMCNHEKDVRQGIVELVEQHCIRKLVMGAAADRHYIEGMAQLKSTKAMFVNEHAHPSCEIWFICRGNPVYLRESRSSTSYPVRSHVQSGQSTPGSDNSGSDSSIAADDQALVQFESPERSKESLETDPLPAVHQPPFRAAEGVNSEELCEHLHKVISDVTKAKREACDESICRYEAEKAAIKAKCKANALENSYAEELSRRIDLEKMLKNERERCKMIENERNGLQTQLEIALANRQDQEVIAKFSLSEIQEAIGSFHPHSKIEEGDYGSTYKGFLRHTQVIIKMMYSDSPEDKSQYHQEVRIASVLRHPNLVTLIGVCPEAWAIIYEYLPNGNLEDWLSGDNAAPLSWQTRIQICRDTCAALIFLHSFEPHGIAHGDLTPKNFLLDANFVAKLSNFRSHDAPFSSHATGDFSAESDIYSFGVVLLRLLVGQAALDLDDIVQNALNNNELDAVLDQTAGQWPLEQVTELARLALSCCGIDNSNRPDLRLEVWPLLEQIQTLCEQASSSDRSSGGTQQSSSSHHSPGEEHTQPPSYFLCPITQELMEDPVMAADGHTYEAEAIREWLNRHDTSPMTNLQLQNLDLIPNRIVRLAIQEWRRINGSLVWSVKQKNLCTFQEESDIRKNIRPRVKHEVMTYDGNFVGAGLFLFML
- the LOC104442108 gene encoding U-box domain-containing protein 33 isoform X1, with protein sequence MTRGDEGSSSGAAPGNVYVAVGSDGAEGETMLLWALQNFGGDFKYCILHVGQPGEFARENTNKILDAYIQMCNHEKVFSMKLYAEMQDVRQGIVELVEQHCIRKLVMGAAADRHYIEGMAQLKSTKAMFVNEHAHPSCEIWFICRGNPVYLRESRSSTSYPVRSHVQSGQSTPGSDNSGSDSSIAADDQALVQFESPERSKESLETDPLPAVHQPPFRAAEGVNSEELCEHLHKVISDVTKAKREACDESICRYEAEKAAIKAKCKANALENSYAEELSRRIDLEKMLKNERERCKMIENERNGLQTQLEIALANRQDQEVIAKFSLSEIQEAIGSFHPHSKIEEGDYGSTYKGFLRHTQVIIKMMYSDSPEDKSQYHQEVRIASVLRHPNLVTLIGVCPEAWAIIYEYLPNGNLEDWLSGDNAAPLSWQTRIQICRDTCAALIFLHSFEPHGIAHGDLTPKNFLLDANFVAKLSNFRSHDAPFSSHATGDFSAESDIYSFGVVLLRLLVGQAALDLDDIVQNALNNNELDAVLDQTAGQWPLEQVTELARLALSCCGIDNSNRPDLRLEVWPLLEQIQTLCEQASSSDRSSGGTQQSSSSHHSPGEEHTQPPSYFLCPITQELMEDPVMAADGHTYEAEAIREWLNRHDTSPMTNLQLQNLDLIPNRIVRLAIQEWRRINGSLVWSVKQKNLCTFQEESDIRKNIRPRVKHEVMTYDGNFVGAGLFLFML